The Klebsiella sp. RIT-PI-d genome includes a region encoding these proteins:
- the nnr gene encoding bifunctional ADP-dependent NAD(P)H-hydrate dehydratase/NAD(P)H-hydrate epimerase → MTDHKMTANSASIPHTVWPAQALPRLEQEGADALGVTLYELMQRAGQAAFTLAREAYPLSRHWLVLCGTGNNGGDGYVVARLAQAAGIQVSLIALENHRPLPEEAEAARRAWLNAGGTIHALDAVWPESIDIIVDGLSGTGLRSAPRDATATLIDHANAHPAPVVALDIPSGLLAQTGATPGAVINAAMTLTFIALKPGLLTGNARDVVGKLHYHALGLEKWLAGQEAPWARFDGIQLAHWLKPRRPTSNKGDHGKLLIVGGDHGTAGAIRMTGEAALRAGAGLVRILTRKENIAPIITARPELMVQELTPENLDDNLQWADVVVVGPGLGQQKWGQQALHKIENFRKLMLWDADALNLLAINPDTRHNRLLTPHPGEAARLLNTSVAEIESDRLLSAQRLVKQYGGTVVLKGAGTVIASHEGALGIVDAGNAGMASGGMGDVLSGIIGALLAQKLSLYEAACAGCVAHGVAADKLAARYGTRGMLATDLFSTLVRVVNPDVIDPDHD, encoded by the coding sequence ATGACGGACCATAAGATGACGGCAAACTCTGCCAGTATACCACACACTGTCTGGCCTGCGCAGGCGCTGCCGCGTCTTGAGCAGGAGGGGGCAGATGCGCTCGGCGTCACATTATATGAATTAATGCAGCGCGCAGGGCAGGCGGCGTTTACCCTGGCCCGTGAGGCATATCCTCTCTCCCGGCACTGGCTTGTCCTCTGCGGCACCGGTAACAACGGTGGCGATGGCTATGTTGTTGCGAGGCTGGCACAGGCGGCAGGTATTCAGGTCAGCCTGATCGCGCTGGAGAATCACAGGCCGCTGCCGGAAGAGGCAGAAGCGGCGCGCCGCGCCTGGCTAAATGCGGGTGGGACAATTCATGCGTTGGATGCGGTATGGCCGGAAAGCATCGATATCATCGTTGATGGCCTGTCAGGTACCGGCCTGCGTAGCGCCCCGCGCGACGCGACTGCGACCCTGATCGATCATGCTAACGCGCATCCGGCACCCGTTGTGGCACTGGATATTCCCTCCGGTCTGCTGGCACAGACGGGCGCTACGCCGGGGGCCGTCATTAATGCCGCCATGACGCTCACGTTTATTGCCCTTAAACCGGGTTTGTTGACTGGCAACGCGCGCGATGTCGTTGGAAAGCTGCATTATCATGCGCTGGGTCTGGAGAAGTGGCTGGCCGGTCAGGAAGCACCCTGGGCTCGTTTTGACGGTATTCAACTGGCACACTGGCTGAAGCCGCGCCGTCCCACCTCGAATAAGGGCGATCACGGCAAATTGCTGATCGTTGGTGGCGATCACGGGACGGCTGGTGCTATCCGTATGACCGGTGAGGCCGCGTTAAGAGCCGGTGCAGGGCTGGTACGAATACTCACTCGTAAGGAGAATATTGCACCCATCATCACCGCACGCCCGGAGCTGATGGTGCAGGAACTGACGCCAGAGAACCTTGACGATAACCTGCAATGGGCGGACGTTGTTGTGGTGGGTCCCGGCCTCGGTCAACAGAAATGGGGCCAGCAGGCGCTGCATAAAATTGAGAATTTTCGCAAACTCATGCTCTGGGATGCGGATGCGCTGAACCTGCTGGCAATCAATCCGGATACACGTCACAATCGCCTGCTGACCCCGCATCCCGGCGAGGCTGCCCGGTTGTTAAATACCAGCGTGGCAGAAATTGAGAGCGATCGCTTACTTTCTGCCCAGCGTCTGGTAAAACAGTATGGTGGCACGGTCGTGCTGAAGGGCGCAGGCACGGTGATAGCCAGTCATGAAGGTGCACTGGGCATTGTCGATGCGGGCAACGCGGGTATGGCCAGCGGTGGCATGGGCGATGTTCTGTCCGGCATCATTGGCGCACTGCTGGCGCAAAAGCTGTCGCTGTATGAGGCCGCCTGCGCGGGATGTGTGGCGCACGGTGTTGCGGCTGATAAACTGGCAGCGCGCTACGGTACGCGTGGCATGCTAGCTACCGATCTTTTTTCCACGCTTGTGCGTGTTGTTAACCCGGATGTGATTGACCCAGACCATGATTAA
- the queG gene encoding tRNA epoxyqueuosine(34) reductase QueG codes for MSQPLDLNQLAQNIKQWGTELGFQQVGITDTDLRASEPKLQAWLDKQYHGEMEWMARHGMMRARPHELLPGTLRVISVRMNYLPANAAFARTLKDPSLGYVSRYALGRDYHKLLRNRLKKLGEKIQQQCASLNFRPFVDSAPLLERPLAEKAGLGWTGKHSLILSRDAGSFFFLGELLIDLPLPVDSPVEEGCGRCVACMTICPTGAIVEPYTVDARRCISYLTIELEGAIPEEFRPLMGNRIYGCDDCQLICPWNRYSQLTEEEDFSPRKSLHAPELIELFSWSEAWFLKVTEGSAIRRIGHLRWLRNIAVALGNAPWDEANIQALETRRGEHPLLDEHIDWAIAQQITKRNDCVVEVQLPKKQRLVRVIEKGLPRDA; via the coding sequence ATGTCTCAGCCCCTCGATCTCAATCAGTTAGCGCAAAATATTAAACAATGGGGCACTGAACTCGGGTTTCAGCAGGTCGGAATTACCGACACCGATTTACGCGCCAGCGAGCCAAAACTTCAGGCGTGGCTCGATAAGCAATACCACGGCGAGATGGAGTGGATGGCGCGTCACGGTATGATGCGCGCTCGTCCGCATGAGCTTTTGCCCGGTACGCTACGCGTGATCAGCGTGAGAATGAACTATCTCCCCGCCAATGCTGCTTTCGCCCGCACGCTGAAAGATCCCTCTCTGGGTTACGTTAGCCGCTACGCGCTGGGGCGCGACTATCACAAGCTGTTACGCAACCGCTTAAAAAAGCTCGGGGAGAAAATCCAGCAACAGTGCGCGTCGCTGAATTTTAGACCTTTTGTCGATTCTGCGCCTCTACTTGAACGTCCGCTGGCAGAGAAAGCCGGGCTTGGATGGACAGGTAAGCACTCACTTATCCTTAGCCGCGATGCCGGGTCGTTTTTCTTTCTCGGCGAACTGCTGATCGACCTGCCGCTGCCCGTAGACAGCCCGGTAGAGGAAGGGTGCGGCCGCTGCGTGGCCTGTATGACCATTTGCCCCACCGGCGCGATTGTCGAACCTTACACGGTAGACGCCCGTCGCTGCATTTCTTACCTGACGATTGAACTGGAAGGGGCCATTCCTGAAGAATTCCGTCCGCTGATGGGTAACCGTATTTATGGCTGCGATGATTGCCAGCTTATCTGTCCGTGGAACCGCTATTCGCAACTTACCGAAGAAGAGGATTTTAGCCCGCGCAAATCTCTGCACGCGCCGGAGCTGATTGAATTATTTAGCTGGAGCGAAGCGTGGTTTTTAAAAGTGACTGAGGGATCGGCTATTCGCCGGATTGGTCATTTGCGCTGGCTGCGTAATATTGCCGTAGCGCTGGGAAATGCGCCGTGGGATGAAGCGAATATCCAGGCGCTGGAAACGCGCCGGGGTGAGCACCCACTTCTTGACGAACACATAGACTGGGCGATTGCGCAGCAAATTACGAAGCGAAATGACTGCGTTGTTGAAGTGCAATTACCGAAAAAACAGCGCCTGGTACGGGTGATTGAAAAAGGACTACCGCGCGATGCCTGA
- the orn gene encoding oligoribonuclease, giving the protein MSADENNLIWIDLEMTGLDPERDRIIEIATLVTDANLNILAEGPTIAVHQSAEQLALMDEWNVRTHTGSGLVERVKTSQIDDRAAELETIAFLQKWVPAGKSPICGNSIGQDRRFLFKYMPELEAYFHYRYLDVSTLKELARRWKPEILKGFTKQGTHQAMDDIRESVAELSYYREHFIQL; this is encoded by the coding sequence ATGAGTGCAGATGAAAACAACCTGATTTGGATCGATCTGGAAATGACCGGGCTCGATCCCGAGCGCGATCGTATCATCGAAATTGCCACCCTGGTGACCGATGCGAATTTAAATATCCTTGCAGAAGGCCCGACTATTGCGGTGCATCAGTCGGCAGAACAACTGGCGTTAATGGATGAATGGAACGTGCGTACGCATACCGGCAGCGGGCTGGTTGAGCGGGTGAAAACCAGCCAGATTGATGACAGAGCGGCCGAACTGGAAACGATCGCCTTCTTGCAGAAGTGGGTGCCGGCAGGTAAATCGCCGATTTGTGGTAACAGTATTGGCCAGGATCGCCGCTTTTTATTTAAATATATGCCGGAACTGGAAGCCTATTTCCATTACCGCTATCTGGATGTCAGCACCCTGAAAGAGCTGGCGCGCCGCTGGAAGCCGGAAATCCTTAAAGGGTTCACCAAACAGGGCACTCATCAGGCAATGGATGATATCCGGGAATCGGTGGCCGAGCTGTCTTACTACCGCGAACATTTTATCCAGTTGTAA
- the rsgA gene encoding small ribosomal subunit biogenesis GTPase RsgA, which produces MSKNKLSKGQQRRVNANHQRRLKTTAEKPDYDDNLFGEPSEGIVISRFGMHVDVESADGETHRCNIRRTIRSLVTGDRVVWRPGKAAAEGVNVKGIVEAVHERTSVLTRPDFYDGVKPIAANINQIVIVSAILPELSVNIIDRYLVACETLDVEPIIVLNKIDLLDDAGLAFVNEQMDIYRNIGYRVLMVSSYTQDGLKPLEEALTDRISIFAGQSGVGKSSLLNALLGLPVEILTNDVSDNSGLGQHTTTAARLYHFPHGGDVIDSPGVREFGLWHLEPDQITHGFVEFHDYLGLCKYRDCKHDTDPGCAIREAVEQGKIAESRFANYHRILETMAQVKTRKNFSETDN; this is translated from the coding sequence TTGAGTAAAAATAAACTCTCCAAAGGTCAGCAGCGCCGCGTTAATGCCAATCATCAGCGCCGACTTAAGACGACGGCAGAGAAACCCGATTACGATGACAACCTGTTTGGCGAACCGTCAGAAGGCATCGTTATCAGCCGCTTTGGTATGCATGTCGATGTTGAATCTGCCGACGGTGAAACGCACCGCTGTAATATCCGCCGCACGATCCGTTCTCTGGTAACGGGCGACCGCGTGGTCTGGCGTCCCGGCAAAGCCGCGGCCGAAGGCGTTAACGTCAAAGGTATCGTTGAAGCCGTCCACGAGCGTACCTCCGTTTTGACGCGCCCGGACTTCTACGACGGCGTGAAACCAATTGCTGCCAACATTAACCAAATCGTGATTGTCTCGGCGATCCTGCCGGAATTATCCGTCAACATCATCGATCGCTATCTTGTCGCCTGCGAAACGCTGGATGTAGAACCTATCATCGTGCTCAATAAAATTGATTTGCTGGATGACGCTGGCCTGGCTTTTGTGAATGAGCAGATGGATATCTACCGCAATATTGGCTATCGGGTCCTGATGGTATCGAGTTATACCCAGGACGGTCTGAAGCCGCTGGAAGAAGCGCTTACCGACCGTATCAGCATCTTTGCGGGTCAGTCCGGGGTCGGTAAATCCAGCCTGCTGAACGCCCTGCTGGGATTGCCGGTTGAGATCCTGACAAACGATGTTTCTGATAACTCCGGTCTGGGTCAGCACACCACGACAGCCGCGCGCCTGTACCACTTCCCGCACGGCGGCGATGTCATTGACTCTCCGGGCGTACGTGAATTTGGCCTCTGGCATCTGGAGCCGGATCAGATCACCCACGGCTTTGTTGAGTTTCATGACTATCTGGGCCTGTGCAAATATCGTGATTGTAAGCACGATACCGATCCCGGCTGTGCGATCCGTGAAGCTGTTGAGCAGGGAAAAATCGCCGAGAGCCGTTTTGCCAATTATCACCGTATTCTGGAAACGATGGCGCAGGTAAAGACGCGTAAAAACTTTTCTGAAACCGATAACTGA
- the asd gene encoding archaetidylserine decarboxylase (Phosphatidylserine decarboxylase is synthesized as a single chain precursor. Generation of the pyruvoyl active site from a Ser is coupled to cleavage of a Gly-Ser bond between the larger (beta) and smaller (alpha chains). It is an integral membrane protein.) — MLNDLKLSLQYILPKLWLTRLAGWGASKRAGWLTKLVIDLFVKYYNVDMKEAQKPDTASYRTFNDFFVRPLRDEVRPLNTDPAVLVMPADGVISQLGKIENDKILQAKGHNYSLEALLAGNYLLADRFRNGSFVTTYLSPRDYHRVHMPCNGILREMIYVPGDLFSVNHLTAQNVPNLFARNERVICLFDTEFGPMVQILVGATIVGSIETVWAGTITPPREGIIKRWTWPEGESEGAVALLKGQEMGRFKLGSTVINLFAPGKVDLVDTLHSLSVTKIGQPLAVSTEVLVQPDAEPAPLAEEDVNAELDASPLVDDKRDTI, encoded by the coding sequence GTGTTAAACGATCTTAAACTTTCGCTGCAATATATCCTGCCGAAACTGTGGCTCACTCGCCTGGCGGGCTGGGGCGCAAGCAAACGCGCAGGCTGGCTGACGAAACTGGTTATCGATCTGTTCGTCAAATACTACAACGTCGATATGAAAGAGGCGCAGAAGCCTGATACCGCCAGCTATCGCACATTTAACGACTTCTTCGTCCGTCCGCTGCGCGACGAAGTGCGTCCGCTTAATACCGATCCCGCCGTCCTGGTAATGCCGGCTGACGGGGTGATCAGCCAGCTAGGCAAAATCGAAAACGATAAAATCCTGCAGGCCAAAGGCCATAACTATTCGCTGGAAGCGCTGCTGGCAGGCAATTATCTGTTAGCCGATCGTTTCCGTAACGGTTCATTTGTCACCACCTATCTTTCACCTCGCGATTATCACCGCGTCCACATGCCGTGTAACGGCATCCTGCGTGAAATGATTTATGTGCCGGGCGACCTGTTTTCGGTAAACCATCTGACGGCGCAAAATGTGCCTAATCTTTTTGCCCGAAATGAGCGCGTTATCTGTCTTTTCGACACGGAATTTGGCCCAATGGTGCAAATTCTGGTTGGCGCGACTATTGTAGGTAGCATTGAAACCGTCTGGGCTGGCACCATTACCCCGCCGCGTGAAGGGATCATTAAACGCTGGACCTGGCCGGAAGGCGAAAGTGAAGGCGCGGTTGCGCTGCTGAAAGGTCAGGAGATGGGCCGTTTTAAACTCGGCTCAACCGTGATTAACTTATTCGCCCCGGGTAAAGTGGATCTGGTCGACACGTTACACAGTCTGTCAGTCACAAAAATTGGTCAGCCGCTCGCCGTTTCAACGGAAGTGCTGGTCCAACCGGATGCGGAACCCGCGCCGCTGGCGGAAGAAGACGTCAACGCCGAGCTGGATGCCAGCCCGCTGGTTGACGATAAGCGAGACACTATTTAA
- the mscM gene encoding miniconductance mechanosensitive channel MscM: MRLIITFLMAWCLSMGAYAATAPDAKQITQELEQAKAAKPAQPEAIEALQSALNALEERNGSLERAQQYQQVIDNFPKLSQTLRAQLNSLRDEPRSVPAGMSTDALNQEILQVSSQLLDKSREAQQEQERARDIADSLNQLPQQQTDARRQLNEVERRAGTQSGNAALSQAQNLAVQAESAKLKALIDELELAQLSANNRQELSRLRSALAQKQSEQLDAWLQTLRNQVNSQRQREAEKALESTELLAENSGNLPPDIVRQFAVNRDLSQALNQQAQRMDLVASQQRQATNQTLQVRQALNTLREQAQWLGMSNMLGDALRAQVARLPEMPKPQQLDTEMAQLRVHRMRYEDLLNKQAQLRQTQQADGQPLTAEQRRILEAQLRTQRELLSSLLQGGDTLILELTKLKVANSQLEDALKEVNEATHRYLFWTADVNPLTISWPLEVVQDLRRLISLDTVSQLGKASIMMLTSKETLLPLFAALVLVGFSIYSRRHFTRFLERSASRVGKVTQDHFWLTLRTVFWSILVASPLPVLWATLGYGLREAWPYPLAVAIGNGVTATVPLLWVVMICATFARPTGLFVVHFGWPRNRVARAMRYYLMSIGLIVPLIMALIMFDNLNDREFSASLGRLCFMLICGALAIVTLSLKRAGIPLYVDKEGNSDNMVNSMLWNMMMGAPLIAILAAAVGYLATAQALLARLETSVAIWFLLLVVYHIIRRWMLIQRRRLAFDRARHRRAEILAQRARGEEDAPHATSLEGAVEIDESELDLDAISTQSLRLVRSILMLIALLSVIVLWSEIHSAFGFLENITLWDATSTLQGVESIEPITLGAVLIAILVFIITTQLVRNLPALLELALLQHLELAPGTGYAITTITKYLLMLVGGLVGFSMIGIEWSKLQWLVAALGLGLGFGLQEIFANFISGLIILFEKPIRIGDTVTIRDLTGSITKINTRATTISDWDRKEIIVPNKAFITEQFINWSLSDSVTRVVLTIPAPSEANSEEVTQILLTAAQRCSLVIDNPPPEVFLVDLQQGIQIFELRIYAAEMGHRMPLRHEIHQLILAGFREHGIDMPFPPFQMRLETLAGRQTGRTLSSAGRGTRPAGSV, translated from the coding sequence GTGCGCCTGATTATCACTTTTCTGATGGCCTGGTGCCTCAGTATGGGGGCGTACGCGGCGACGGCCCCCGATGCCAAACAGATAACCCAGGAGCTGGAGCAGGCAAAAGCGGCAAAACCCGCCCAGCCCGAAGCCATTGAGGCGCTCCAGTCTGCACTTAACGCGCTTGAGGAGCGAAATGGCTCCCTTGAGCGCGCGCAACAGTATCAGCAGGTTATCGATAACTTCCCCAAACTTTCGCAAACCCTGCGCGCTCAGCTTAATAGCCTGCGTGACGAGCCGCGTAGCGTTCCGGCTGGCATGTCGACCGATGCGCTTAATCAGGAAATTCTTCAGGTCAGCAGTCAGCTTCTGGATAAAAGCCGCGAGGCGCAGCAGGAGCAGGAGCGTGCGCGTGACATTGCTGATTCTCTCAATCAACTTCCTCAACAGCAGACCGACGCTCGCCGTCAGCTTAATGAGGTCGAGCGCCGGGCAGGTACGCAAAGTGGCAACGCCGCACTAAGTCAGGCACAAAATCTGGCTGTGCAGGCGGAATCGGCAAAACTGAAAGCGCTAATTGATGAGCTGGAGCTGGCACAGTTATCGGCAAATAATCGCCAGGAGCTGTCACGTCTGCGTTCTGCGCTGGCCCAAAAGCAAAGTGAGCAACTGGATGCCTGGCTACAAACCCTGCGTAATCAGGTTAATAGCCAGCGCCAGCGCGAAGCAGAAAAGGCGCTGGAAAGTACCGAACTGCTGGCTGAAAACAGCGGTAACCTGCCGCCGGATATCGTCAGGCAATTTGCCGTCAACCGCGATCTGTCTCAGGCGTTAAATCAGCAAGCGCAGCGTATGGACCTGGTGGCCTCCCAGCAGCGCCAGGCTACCAACCAGACGCTTCAGGTTCGCCAGGCGCTTAACACGCTGCGCGAGCAGGCCCAGTGGCTCGGTATGTCGAATATGTTGGGTGATGCCTTGCGTGCGCAGGTGGCACGCCTGCCGGAAATGCCCAAACCGCAGCAGCTTGATACCGAAATGGCCCAGTTGCGCGTCCACCGGATGCGTTATGAGGATTTACTGAATAAACAGGCTCAGCTACGCCAGACGCAGCAGGCCGACGGCCAGCCGCTGACCGCCGAACAACGTCGGATACTTGAGGCGCAACTGCGCACCCAGCGTGAATTGCTCTCGTCTCTGTTGCAGGGCGGGGATACCCTGATCCTTGAGCTGACCAAACTGAAAGTGGCCAACAGCCAGCTTGAAGATGCGCTGAAAGAGGTTAATGAAGCGACCCATCGCTACCTGTTCTGGACAGCAGATGTCAATCCTCTGACCATTTCCTGGCCGCTCGAAGTTGTGCAGGATTTACGCCGTCTGATCTCGCTGGATACAGTTAGTCAACTGGGTAAAGCCAGCATTATGATGCTGACCAGCAAAGAGACGCTCTTACCGCTGTTTGCCGCGCTGGTACTGGTGGGCTTTAGTATCTACTCGCGTCGGCATTTTACCCGCTTTCTGGAACGCTCTGCCTCTCGCGTTGGCAAAGTCACGCAGGATCACTTTTGGCTGACGTTACGTACGGTATTCTGGTCGATTCTGGTCGCCTCACCGTTACCGGTACTGTGGGCAACGCTGGGGTACGGGTTGCGCGAAGCGTGGCCTTATCCGCTGGCCGTGGCCATTGGTAACGGTGTCACTGCCACTGTACCGCTGCTATGGGTGGTGATGATTTGTGCCACCTTTGCCCGTCCAACCGGCCTGTTTGTCGTCCACTTTGGCTGGCCGCGTAACCGTGTTGCCCGCGCCATGCGCTATTACCTGATGAGTATTGGACTGATTGTGCCGCTGATCATGGCGCTGATCATGTTTGATAATCTTAACGATCGGGAATTTTCTGCCTCGCTGGGCCGTCTGTGTTTCATGCTGATTTGCGGCGCGCTGGCGATAGTGACCCTTAGCCTGAAACGCGCCGGTATCCCGCTGTACGTCGACAAAGAGGGTAACAGCGACAATATGGTCAACAGCATGTTGTGGAACATGATGATGGGCGCGCCGCTGATAGCTATTCTTGCCGCCGCAGTGGGATATCTGGCCACTGCGCAGGCGCTGCTGGCGCGTCTGGAAACCTCAGTCGCTATCTGGTTCCTGCTGCTGGTGGTTTACCATATCATTCGCCGCTGGATGCTGATTCAGCGACGTCGTCTGGCCTTTGATCGTGCCCGACACCGCCGGGCGGAGATCCTTGCTCAGCGTGCGCGCGGCGAAGAAGATGCGCCTCATGCCACCAGCCTGGAAGGGGCGGTCGAAATCGATGAAAGCGAGCTGGATTTAGATGCGATCAGTACCCAGTCGCTGCGGCTGGTGCGCTCGATCCTGATGTTAATTGCCCTGCTCTCGGTGATCGTTCTGTGGTCAGAAATTCACTCGGCGTTTGGTTTCCTCGAAAATATCACGCTGTGGGATGCGACCTCCACGCTTCAGGGCGTGGAAAGTATTGAGCCAATTACTCTCGGCGCGGTACTGATTGCGATTCTGGTGTTTATTATTACCACACAGCTGGTACGCAACCTGCCTGCCCTGCTTGAACTGGCGCTACTACAGCATCTGGAACTTGCGCCCGGCACCGGCTATGCCATTACGACCATCACAAAATACTTGTTAATGCTGGTGGGCGGCCTGGTCGGCTTCTCGATGATCGGTATTGAGTGGTCGAAACTACAATGGCTGGTGGCTGCATTAGGTCTGGGGCTGGGCTTTGGTTTACAGGAAATTTTTGCCAACTTTATCTCCGGCCTGATTATTCTGTTTGAGAAGCCGATCCGTATTGGCGACACGGTAACCATTCGCGATCTGACCGGCAGCATCACTAAAATCAATACCCGTGCGACGACCATCAGCGACTGGGATCGCAAAGAGATCATCGTGCCGAATAAAGCGTTCATCACCGAGCAGTTTATCAACTGGTCGCTGTCGGACTCGGTGACCCGTGTGGTACTTACCATTCCAGCCCCGTCGGAGGCGAACAGTGAGGAAGTTACTCAAATTCTGCTGACCGCTGCCCAGCGCTGCTCGCTGGTGATTGATAATCCGCCGCCGGAGGTATTTCTGGTCGATCTCCAGCAGGGTATTCAAATCTTTGAACTACGTATCTATGCGGCCGAAATGGGCCACCGGATGCCGCTGCGTCACGAAATCCACCAGCTGATTCTGGCGGGCTTCCGCGAGCACGGGATTGATATGCCGTTCCCGCCGTTCCAGATGCGGCTCGAGACGTTGGCAGGTCGGCAAACCGGACGCACATTAAGCTCTGCGGGGAGAGGAACGCGTCCGGCAGGAAGCGTTTAG